Proteins from a genomic interval of Schistosoma mansoni strain Puerto Rico chromosome 2, complete genome:
- a CDS encoding putative anosmin-1 precursor (Kallmann syndrome protein) (Adhesion molecule-like X-linked) gives MYSTVQTLNSPLHKPFNSVSFLPLNNFIESSQPNEYLFDKWTNLIWTTKLGAVLSDLNPGTWYQFRLLAISSDGFGGWGEPSEPIRTQVQLIPPSRPRNLTEIRSRIFENHVDSTIHWDIPEEITFPLKKYQIIWRQYYAFNGEDRSSLTEYTANVPGDKTTYLIQNLKPGTTYKIEVKAVSLFEGIEMKSHPATLYISTIQIPSQQTETVFTSPTSTNESCMCGDSKRDYLMVTDQYYENQQLNAILSLNVKINREQFNLTTPTANIIYMIEWMPRVCIETQNQTNTEFIGIRRKRIAEYELRNILLTDLQFQCHYEASVFIMLNHNNKTSSINMDNHLTNDKLPTLFKWTTCFCTPACQNVVIKDSVTPKHCYLQTSSPILEPVELTYTLLSDENSMELRRLKQNHMDEFIVVAEANGPHLSKQTNIQSNLNTNNYTVIVTWHPVTSTGHSKSESRRSSRTLKNRTPSIKTTNPEIRGVRLTWGPRLYEPIEYEVYSNIIQPLMDPEKTQSKVLDLNVPGLQLKGLKQETLYIVQAQMISEKEDGPISTIYFMTPTNKNNALRNYQSIQEKNINLMSIIILLQFIYNIV, from the exons ATGTATTCAACTGTACAGACATTAAATTCCCCATTACACAAACCTTTTAATAGTGTATCATTTTTACCATTGAATAATTTCATAGAATCATCTCAaccaaatgaatatttatttgacAAATGGACTAACTTAATTTGG ACTACAAAACTTGGGGCTGTTCTATCTGATCTTAATCCAGGAACATGGTACCAATTTCGTTTACTAGCTATTTCAAGTGATGGTTTTGGAGGATGGGGTGAACCAAGTGAACCTATTCGTACACAAGTCCAATTAATTCCACCATCTCGACCTCGAAATCTCACTGAAATACGATCAAGAATTTTCGAAAATCATGTAGATAGTACAATTCATTGGGATATTCCAGAGGAAATAACGTTCCCGCTAAAAAAGTATCAG ATAATATGGCGTCAATATTATGCATTTAATGGAGAAGACAGAAGCTCATTAACGGAATACACAGCAAATGTACCTGGG gATAAAACAACATATTTAATTCAAAATCTTAAACCAGGGACAACGTATAAAATTGAA GTGAAAGCAGTGTCACTTTTTGAAGGAATAGAAATGAAAAGTCATCCAGCCACACTGTACATATCTACAATACAAATTCCATCACAACAAACAGAAACAG TATTTACATCTCCCACATCAACAAATGAAAGCTGTATGTGTGGGGATTCGAAGCGAGACTATTTAATGGTTACTGATCAATATTATGAAAACCAACAACTAAATGCGATCTTATCATTGAATGTAAAGATAA ATAGAGAACAGTTTAATTTAACTACTCCAACAGCAAATATCATTTACATGATTGAGTGGATGCCACGAGTTTGTATTGAAACACAAAATCAAACAAATACAGAATTTATTGGAATACGGAGAAAAAGAATAGCA GAATATGAACTAAGAAATATACTTTTAACTGATCTACAATTTCAATGTCATTATGAAGCTAGTGTATTTATTATgctaaatcataataataaaactagTAGTATCAATATGGATAATCATTTAACAAACGACAAATTGCCTACCTTATTTAAATGGACTACATGTTTTTGTACACCAGCATGTCAAAATGTTGTGATCAAAGATAGTGTAACTCCGAAACATTGTTATCTTCAAA CTTCTTCACCAATACTTGAACCAGTTGAATTAACATACACTTTATTAAGTGATGAAAACTCAATGGAGCTACGTCgtttaaaacaaaatcataTGGATGAATTCATAGTTGTGGCTGAGGCTAATGGACCACATTTatctaaacaaacaaatattcaatcaaatttAAACACTAATAACTACACTGTTATTGTCACATGGCATCCTGTTACATCTACTGGACATTCAAAAAGTGAATCTAGACGTTCATcgagaacactgaaaaatcGTACACCAAGTATAAAAACTACAAACCCAGAAATACGAGGTGTTCGATTAACTTGGGGTCCAAGATTATATGAACCAATAGAATATGAAGTGTACAGTAATATTATTCAAcctctcatggatccagaaaaAACTCAATCTAAAGTTTTAGATTTA AATGTCCCTGGTCTTCAGCTTAAAGGACTTAAACAAGAAACATTATACATTGTTCAGGCTCAAATGATTAGCGAAAAAGAAGATGGACcaatttcaactatttatttcATGACACCAACTA ACAAGAATAATGCATTGCGTAATTATCAGTCTATTCAAGAAAAGAATATCAACCTTATGTCCATCATTATTCTACTTCAATTCATCTATAATATTGTATGA